In Zobellia roscoffensis, the following are encoded in one genomic region:
- a CDS encoding 3-oxoacyl-ACP synthase III family protein, with the protein MSIAITGTGSYIPSLVVPNDNFEGHDFLNADGSPFAHDNAVIIQKFKGITGIKERRYAENNLNTSDIGFLAAEKAITDSGIDKETLDYIIFAHNFGDVSPNNIQSDMLPSLATRVKQHLRIKNPACVAYDLIFGCPGWIQGVIQANAFIKSGIAKRCLVIGGETLSRIVDPHDRDSMIYSDGAGAAIIEKKDNSGEILSHASATYTQEEAYFLFFGESYNKLKDDTKYIKMFGRKIYEFAVTYVPQAMKDCLDESGVTIDDLKKIFIHQANEKMDEAIIKRFYGLYNRETPDNIMPMSIGKLGNSSVATVPTLFDLVSNGKIENQEVQKGDVVIFASVGAGMNINAIVYRI; encoded by the coding sequence ATGTCAATTGCAATTACAGGAACAGGAAGTTACATCCCCTCATTGGTTGTTCCCAACGACAACTTTGAAGGTCATGATTTTTTAAATGCCGATGGCTCTCCGTTTGCCCATGATAATGCTGTTATTATTCAGAAATTCAAAGGCATCACTGGAATTAAAGAACGACGCTACGCCGAGAACAACTTAAACACATCGGACATAGGTTTTCTTGCCGCCGAAAAGGCAATTACCGATTCTGGTATAGACAAAGAGACATTAGACTATATTATTTTTGCCCATAACTTTGGCGATGTTTCCCCAAACAATATCCAGAGTGACATGCTACCCAGTTTAGCAACAAGGGTAAAACAACATTTGCGCATTAAGAATCCCGCTTGCGTTGCCTATGACCTTATTTTTGGTTGCCCTGGCTGGATACAAGGTGTTATTCAAGCAAATGCATTCATTAAAAGTGGTATTGCCAAAAGATGCCTAGTCATTGGAGGAGAAACCTTGTCTCGCATAGTAGATCCACATGATAGAGATTCTATGATTTATTCCGATGGCGCAGGTGCCGCTATCATCGAGAAAAAAGATAATTCGGGTGAAATACTTTCACATGCCAGTGCTACTTATACTCAAGAAGAAGCCTATTTTCTATTCTTTGGAGAATCTTATAACAAGCTTAAAGATGATACCAAATACATAAAAATGTTTGGTCGTAAAATCTACGAGTTTGCCGTGACCTACGTACCTCAAGCCATGAAAGATTGCTTGGATGAGAGTGGAGTTACTATAGATGATCTTAAAAAAATATTTATTCACCAAGCGAACGAGAAGATGGATGAAGCCATCATAAAACGTTTTTATGGCTTGTACAACCGAGAAACGCCTGATAATATCATGCCCATGAGCATAGGAAAGCTAGGTAACAGTTCAGTTGCTACGGTGCCTACTCTCTTTGACTTGGTCAGTAATGGAAAAATAGAAAATCAAGAGGTTCAAAAGGGAGATGTTGTTATATTTGCCAGTGTTGGCGCAGGCATGAATATTAATGCCATAGTATACAGGATCTGA
- a CDS encoding methyltransferase, giving the protein MYEKTYPSKRFQHTLEFLKKHISTEETILDLGVENPFSKIMKEQGYSVENTKGEDLDTDFSSLTDSDAQVVTAFEIFEHLLAPFNPLREIKADKLVASIPLKLWFSPAYRSKTDPWDRHYHEFEDWQFDWLLEKAGWEIKDSAKWTNPVKKLGIRPLLRSFTPRYYIVYAVRKQG; this is encoded by the coding sequence ATGTACGAGAAGACCTATCCGAGTAAACGTTTTCAGCACACCCTAGAGTTTCTAAAGAAACATATATCTACCGAGGAAACTATTCTGGACCTTGGCGTGGAGAATCCGTTTTCAAAAATCATGAAAGAACAGGGGTATTCCGTAGAAAACACTAAAGGCGAAGATTTGGATACGGACTTTTCTTCTCTTACCGATTCGGATGCACAAGTGGTTACTGCATTTGAAATTTTTGAACACCTACTAGCGCCTTTTAATCCTCTAAGAGAAATAAAAGCGGATAAACTAGTGGCGAGTATTCCCTTAAAATTATGGTTTTCACCTGCCTACCGTAGCAAAACGGATCCGTGGGACCGTCATTACCATGAATTTGAGGATTGGCAATTTGACTGGCTTTTAGAAAAAGCTGGGTGGGAAATTAAGGATAGTGCCAAATGGACCAATCCTGTCAAAAAACTGGGTATACGTCCCCTATTACGTAGTTTCACTCCACGGTACTATATTGTTTATGCGGTAAGAAAACAAGGGTAA
- a CDS encoding glycosyltransferase — protein sequence MHYYVIVPAHNEEGFLSDTLNSILRQSLQPKRVVVVNDNSTDNTEAIIDQFVTLSPIFQKLNTTSSTEHMPGSKVVNAFNKGLELLDEDYDFIVKLDADVILPDNYFEKIVYIFKGQPKVGIAGGFVYEQTEDGQWKLNHPMDKNHVRGAFKAYTKKCFKAIDGLRNAMGWDTVDELLAQYHGHEIYTDDALKVKHLRPTGNAYNQKAKLLQGKAMFTMRYGFPITVIASLKMALKQRKPQAFVDNMYGYLEAKKEKKQFLVTKAEGNFIRSLRWRNIKRKLL from the coding sequence ATGCACTATTACGTAATCGTTCCCGCTCATAATGAAGAAGGCTTCTTGTCCGACACCTTAAATTCTATCTTAAGGCAGTCGCTACAGCCTAAAAGAGTAGTTGTAGTGAACGATAATTCCACCGACAACACAGAAGCTATCATAGATCAATTTGTGACTCTCAGCCCCATCTTTCAAAAGCTGAACACAACATCTTCTACAGAGCACATGCCTGGCAGCAAAGTGGTGAATGCATTTAACAAAGGTCTTGAGTTACTAGATGAAGATTACGACTTTATTGTAAAACTAGATGCCGATGTTATTTTGCCGGACAATTACTTTGAAAAAATCGTTTATATTTTTAAAGGACAACCTAAAGTAGGCATAGCCGGTGGTTTTGTATATGAGCAGACCGAAGACGGACAATGGAAATTAAACCACCCTATGGACAAGAACCACGTGCGTGGTGCGTTTAAAGCCTATACAAAAAAGTGTTTTAAAGCCATTGATGGCCTACGGAATGCAATGGGATGGGATACCGTAGACGAATTGCTTGCCCAATATCACGGCCACGAGATTTACACAGACGATGCCTTGAAAGTAAAACACCTGAGACCTACTGGTAACGCTTATAATCAAAAAGCAAAACTTCTACAAGGGAAGGCTATGTTCACCATGCGTTATGGTTTTCCTATAACTGTAATAGCATCTCTTAAAATGGCCCTAAAACAAAGAAAACCTCAAGCTTTTGTAGACAACATGTATGGTTATCTTGAAGCCAAAAAAGAGAAAAAACAATTTTTGGTTACTAAGGCAGAGGGCAATTTTATTAGAAGTTTGCGTTGGCGGAACATTAAAAGAAAACTTCTATAG
- a CDS encoding OmpH family outer membrane protein: protein MKHLKKIAVALVLFVAATSFVNAQSKVAHIDVTQLLSAMPEMKTAEAELKKLSETYNADIESSMTEFQNKATLYQNEAPSKSKEENEKRAIELQGVQKNIGEAQQAAQRELQKKQGELFAPISDKAKAAIEKVAAAQGYEYVIDAQAGGGLIVAKGKDLLADVKKELGI from the coding sequence ATGAAACACTTAAAGAAAATAGCAGTAGCCTTAGTATTGTTTGTAGCCGCTACAAGTTTTGTTAACGCACAGAGCAAAGTAGCACATATTGATGTTACCCAATTATTAAGTGCAATGCCGGAGATGAAAACTGCAGAAGCTGAACTTAAAAAATTATCTGAGACATATAACGCTGATATTGAAAGTTCAATGACTGAGTTTCAAAACAAAGCTACTTTGTACCAAAACGAAGCGCCTTCAAAGTCAAAAGAAGAGAACGAAAAGAGAGCTATAGAGCTTCAAGGAGTTCAAAAGAATATTGGAGAAGCACAGCAAGCTGCACAGAGAGAGCTTCAGAAGAAGCAAGGAGAGCTTTTTGCTCCTATCTCTGATAAGGCTAAAGCTGCAATTGAAAAAGTAGCTGCTGCTCAAGGTTACGAGTATGTAATAGATGCTCAAGCTGGTGGTGGACTTATTGTAGCAAAAGGAAAAGATCTTTTAGCAGATGTTAAGAAGGAATTAGGTATATAA
- a CDS encoding OmpH family outer membrane protein, protein MKTKSNVLFVLVLTLCSAYTFAQRGVRIAYVDMEYILENVEEYRDANKQLADKVQKWKIDIEQKASQLEAVKKDLMSERVLLTDELIAEREEDIQILEKEMVEYQQDRFGPQGDLVLQKRRLIQPIQDQVFNEVQKIGANKKYDFIFDKSADVVMLYSENRHDISDLVLRGISRTRKISKPKKDSRSKFDDVEEEEEMSDALKERIENAEKAQEAREKSVEEKRAEQLKLREERKKAYEARRKKLLEEREAKRKEKLEERQNDGQDEGETEE, encoded by the coding sequence ATGAAAACAAAATCAAACGTTCTTTTTGTACTGGTGTTGACCTTATGTTCTGCCTATACCTTTGCTCAGCGTGGTGTTCGTATTGCTTACGTAGATATGGAGTATATCTTAGAGAACGTGGAGGAATATAGGGATGCTAACAAACAACTTGCAGATAAAGTCCAGAAATGGAAAATAGATATTGAGCAAAAGGCAAGTCAGTTAGAGGCCGTCAAAAAAGATTTGATGTCTGAACGTGTGCTCTTGACAGATGAGTTAATTGCGGAGCGCGAAGAAGATATTCAAATTTTGGAAAAAGAGATGGTCGAGTATCAACAAGACCGTTTTGGTCCTCAGGGCGATTTAGTTTTACAGAAGCGACGTCTGATTCAGCCTATACAAGATCAGGTTTTTAACGAGGTACAAAAAATAGGTGCGAACAAGAAGTACGATTTTATTTTTGATAAATCTGCGGATGTTGTTATGTTGTATTCCGAAAATCGGCACGATATTAGTGACTTGGTGCTCAGAGGTATTTCAAGGACACGTAAGATTAGCAAGCCCAAGAAGGATAGTCGTAGCAAGTTTGATGATGTAGAGGAAGAAGAAGAAATGAGCGATGCGCTTAAGGAGCGTATAGAGAATGCTGAAAAAGCACAGGAAGCGAGAGAGAAGTCGGTAGAGGAGAAACGTGCAGAGCAATTAAAACTTAGGGAAGAGCGTAAAAAAGCATATGAAGCCCGAAGAAAAAAGTTGTTGGAGGAGCGCGAGGCTAAGAGAAAAGAAAAGCTAGAAGAACGTCAAAATGACGGGCAAGATGAGGGAGAAACTGAAGAGTAA
- the bamA gene encoding outer membrane protein assembly factor BamA yields MNRFISFEPFITLLLIFATTFCSAQELSFEDGKKYILGGIEVTGLQSYNEQTVKTYTGLRVGQPITLPGDEISGIINKLWGLELFKNIDFYITNIEGDKVFLELNIIERPTLSDVTINGVKPRKVDDILKDTDLKKGKKITESLIANTKNYLDNKYKKQGFLNTKTAIIVAKDTSETNAQKMVININKGDKVKIKKMIFEGNEQLSDKKLKGAFKKTKEKRFWRFWKKSKFIEEDYENDLELLSDKYAENGYRDARIISDSLIKVDENNIILKYQIEEGNKYYFGDIDFVGNSVYTDRQLGAVLGIKKGDTYNGVLLRERIADDSKPEPNDVTSLYQNNGYLFSSINPVEVSAENDTINFEIRVIEGKETFLNHIDVVGNDRTNDHVIYRELRTRPGQKYNKSDIIRTIRELQQLGYFDAEQIKPDILNPNPNEGTVDIKYNLVESGSSQIELQGGYGGGGFIGTLGLSFNNFSIKNILKGEAYKPVPMGDGQTFAMRVQASRTFRVYSLNFAEPWLGGRKPVQFSLNLSRTQQFGVDYNNSSSSRIEVDKDRGFSITGISAGLAKRVQWPDDYFTISHSLSYQLYEFNNYDIGLFNFGNGKSNSFAYTLGISRNATAGGRIFPRGGSNFEVTAKFTPPYSLFSNKDYVSLRDRSEELTLLKAQQGGLGTADAAELEDIDQQRFRWLEYYKVKFKGDWYTTLVGDLVMRTNAEFGFLGNYNNDVGDVPFERFFVGGDGLGNFTLDGRDVVQLRGYENQSLTPIDPVTGQQEGGLVYNKFSLELRYPLTLKPSASIYMLAFMEGGNAFNNFQEFNPFQIKRSAGVGLRIFMPAFGLLGIDFGYGFDEDLRPASIGNGPSGLQTHFIIGQQF; encoded by the coding sequence ATGAATAGGTTCATATCCTTCGAACCTTTTATTACACTCCTATTAATTTTTGCAACTACTTTTTGCTCCGCACAAGAACTTTCTTTTGAGGATGGAAAAAAGTACATTTTAGGGGGGATAGAAGTCACCGGTCTGCAAAGTTATAATGAACAGACCGTAAAAACGTATACGGGCTTGCGTGTAGGGCAGCCTATTACGCTTCCGGGAGATGAAATTAGTGGAATAATCAATAAACTTTGGGGGCTAGAGCTTTTTAAGAATATTGACTTTTATATTACCAATATAGAAGGTGATAAGGTTTTTCTTGAATTGAATATTATTGAGAGACCAACTTTGTCCGATGTGACTATAAATGGTGTTAAACCTAGAAAGGTTGATGATATCCTTAAAGATACCGATCTTAAAAAAGGAAAAAAAATTACCGAGAGTTTAATTGCTAACACCAAAAATTATCTGGATAATAAATATAAGAAGCAAGGTTTTCTTAATACCAAAACGGCTATAATTGTTGCGAAAGATACCTCTGAGACTAATGCTCAGAAGATGGTCATCAATATAAATAAAGGTGATAAGGTAAAAATTAAGAAAATGATTTTTGAGGGTAACGAACAGTTGTCTGATAAAAAGTTAAAAGGAGCTTTCAAGAAAACGAAAGAGAAGCGTTTCTGGCGTTTTTGGAAGAAATCTAAATTCATTGAAGAAGACTATGAGAATGATTTAGAGCTCTTGTCCGATAAATATGCGGAGAACGGTTACCGTGATGCACGTATTATTTCTGATTCTTTAATTAAGGTAGATGAGAACAACATCATCTTAAAATATCAAATAGAAGAAGGAAACAAATATTACTTTGGAGATATTGATTTTGTCGGTAACTCGGTATACACAGACCGTCAATTAGGAGCGGTTTTAGGTATCAAAAAAGGAGATACGTATAACGGTGTTTTGCTAAGAGAGCGTATTGCAGATGATTCCAAACCAGAGCCTAATGATGTTACCAGCCTTTATCAGAATAATGGGTATTTGTTTTCAAGCATCAACCCGGTAGAGGTTTCTGCAGAAAATGACACGATTAATTTTGAAATTCGTGTTATAGAAGGTAAGGAGACTTTTCTTAATCATATAGATGTAGTTGGTAATGATCGTACCAATGACCATGTTATCTATCGAGAACTACGTACACGTCCTGGTCAAAAATACAACAAGAGTGATATTATTAGAACCATTCGTGAACTTCAGCAGTTGGGTTATTTTGATGCTGAGCAGATTAAACCGGACATTCTTAACCCTAATCCTAATGAGGGTACGGTAGATATTAAGTACAACTTGGTAGAATCAGGTTCAAGTCAGATAGAATTGCAAGGTGGCTACGGTGGTGGTGGTTTCATAGGTACTCTGGGGCTTTCTTTCAATAACTTCTCTATTAAAAATATTTTAAAAGGTGAAGCGTACAAGCCGGTACCAATGGGTGATGGACAAACGTTTGCCATGAGAGTACAAGCTAGTAGAACGTTTAGGGTATACAGTCTTAATTTTGCAGAACCTTGGTTGGGTGGTAGAAAACCAGTTCAGTTTAGTTTAAACCTTTCTAGAACGCAACAGTTTGGAGTAGATTATAACAATTCTAGTAGCAGTAGAATTGAGGTAGATAAAGATCGAGGATTTTCCATAACAGGAATATCAGCTGGTTTGGCAAAGCGTGTACAATGGCCAGATGATTACTTTACAATTTCACACTCCTTAAGCTATCAATTATATGAGTTTAATAATTATGATATTGGTCTGTTTAACTTTGGGAATGGTAAATCTAATTCTTTTGCATACACATTAGGAATTTCTAGAAATGCCACGGCTGGTGGACGAATTTTCCCAAGAGGAGGTTCTAACTTTGAAGTTACCGCCAAATTTACGCCTCCTTATTCTCTTTTTAGTAATAAGGATTATGTGAGTTTGCGTGACCGTAGCGAAGAGTTAACACTTTTAAAAGCGCAGCAAGGTGGGCTTGGTACTGCAGATGCAGCAGAGTTAGAGGATATAGATCAACAACGTTTTAGATGGTTAGAGTACTATAAGGTAAAGTTTAAAGGAGATTGGTATACAACCTTGGTGGGCGATTTGGTAATGCGTACCAATGCAGAATTCGGTTTCTTGGGTAATTATAATAATGATGTAGGAGATGTTCCTTTTGAGCGTTTCTTTGTAGGTGGTGACGGTCTGGGCAACTTTACCTTAGATGGTCGTGACGTAGTACAGTTAAGAGGATATGAAAACCAGTCTTTAACACCAATTGATCCAGTAACAGGGCAGCAAGAAGGTGGTTTGGTGTATAATAAATTTTCTCTAGAATTGCGTTATCCTTTAACTTTAAAACCTTCAGCTTCCATTTATATGCTTGCATTTATGGAAGGAGGTAATGCCTTCAACAATTTTCAGGAATTTAATCCGTTTCAAATAAAACGATCGGCCGGAGTGGGGCTGCGCATTTTCATGCCGGCATTCGGGTTGTTGGGTATTGATTTTGGTTACGGGTTTGATGAAGACCTTAGACCAGCGTCTATCGGAAACGGACCTAGCGGACTTCAAACACACTTCATTATCGGCCAACAGTTTTAA
- a CDS encoding isoprenyl transferase → MPKHLAIIMDGNGRWAKKQGKLRVFGHENGVKTVRETVENCVRLELQYLTLYTFSTENWNRPKIEIDTLMRILVSSLKKELKTFSKNNIRLNAIGDIESLPKRANKELKEVMEKTRENTGMTLTLALSYGAREELKNAVKQISTKVKNNIISIENIDETIINNHLYTHDLPDVDLLVRTSGEHRISNFLLWQIAYAELYFVDVFWPDFSSQHLAEAIKSYQNRERRFGKTSEQLN, encoded by the coding sequence ATGCCAAAACACCTGGCCATCATTATGGATGGAAATGGTAGGTGGGCAAAAAAGCAGGGCAAACTTCGTGTCTTTGGTCATGAGAACGGTGTTAAAACCGTTCGGGAGACAGTTGAAAACTGCGTTAGATTAGAGCTTCAATACCTTACCTTATATACATTCTCTACGGAAAACTGGAATAGACCTAAGATAGAGATTGACACCTTAATGAGGATTTTAGTGTCTTCTTTAAAGAAAGAATTAAAGACTTTTTCTAAAAATAACATCAGGCTTAATGCTATTGGTGATATTGAATCATTACCAAAAAGAGCTAATAAAGAGCTTAAGGAGGTAATGGAGAAAACAAGGGAAAATACAGGAATGACCCTTACTTTGGCCTTAAGTTATGGTGCTCGCGAGGAGCTGAAAAACGCAGTAAAACAAATAAGTACCAAAGTTAAAAATAATATAATTTCAATTGAAAACATTGACGAAACCATTATTAATAACCATCTTTACACGCATGATTTGCCAGATGTAGATTTGCTTGTCCGCACTAGTGGTGAGCATCGTATCAGCAATTTTTTGCTGTGGCAAATAGCCTACGCGGAATTATATTTCGTCGATGTATTTTGGCCCGATTTTAGTAGTCAACATTTGGCAGAAGCCATAAAAAGTTATCAGAACAGAGAACGAAGATTTGGAAAAACCAGCGAACAACTCAATTAG
- the porG gene encoding type IX secretion system protein PorG, with the protein MKQFIVMVLLCAFSSAGAQTYEAGIFAGGANAIGDVGRTTYVLPSDIALGGIFKWNIAKRYAWRASVIYGKFTADDAKSNDPSREQRGYKMDNSLLEASAGLEFNFVEYNLHKLGPAFTPYLYTGITYFRYDYNYFDAGQFIDVSQRDGSFAIPMTVGAKLRLNQFLILGAEIGARYTFTDNLDASNPEKLNVNQQLGDLRFGNVFNDDWYVFSGFTLTYTFGRKPCMECFE; encoded by the coding sequence ATGAAGCAATTCATTGTCATGGTCCTGCTATGTGCTTTTAGTAGCGCAGGAGCACAAACCTATGAAGCCGGTATATTTGCCGGTGGCGCTAATGCCATTGGAGATGTAGGGCGTACTACTTATGTTTTACCGTCGGACATTGCTCTTGGTGGTATTTTTAAATGGAATATAGCTAAGCGATATGCTTGGCGTGCCAGTGTAATATATGGAAAGTTTACTGCAGATGATGCAAAGTCAAATGATCCTTCCCGTGAGCAGAGAGGTTACAAAATGGATAATTCATTGTTAGAAGCTTCTGCAGGGCTTGAATTTAACTTCGTTGAGTATAATTTACATAAGTTAGGGCCTGCATTTACACCTTATTTATATACAGGTATAACCTATTTTAGGTACGATTACAATTATTTTGATGCCGGTCAGTTTATAGATGTATCTCAGAGAGATGGTTCTTTTGCTATACCAATGACTGTAGGTGCCAAACTTCGTTTAAATCAATTTTTGATTTTAGGGGCTGAGATAGGTGCTCGGTATACTTTTACGGATAACCTAGATGCGAGTAACCCTGAAAAGCTGAATGTTAACCAGCAGTTGGGTGATCTTCGGTTTGGTAATGTTTTTAATGATGATTGGTATGTGTTTTCTGGGTTTACCTTAACCTATACCTTTGGTAGAAAACCTTGTATGGAGTGTTTTGAGTAA
- a CDS encoding NAD kinase encodes MKVAIYSQMYQEDTLQYVMELLDELEKEHAVIAIEKEFHEYVSTKHDTSNYGKFTDAEGLDGSFDMFVSFGGDGTILRATAFIQDTGIPIVGVNTGRLGFLSTFSKEEVRKVVQEFKQGAFTIVERSLVEVNQDDDIPELNGLHFALNEITVSRKDTTSMITVETYLNDEYLTSYWADGLIVSTPTGSTGYSLSCGGPVIAPTAKSLVLTPIAPHNLNARPLVISDDTQIRLKVSGREDNHLISLDSRIASVENGKEIRIKKASFTIKMIEYTSESFLKTLRNKLLWGEDRRN; translated from the coding sequence ATGAAAGTTGCGATTTACAGTCAAATGTATCAGGAAGACACCTTGCAATATGTAATGGAGTTACTAGATGAGCTTGAAAAAGAACATGCTGTAATTGCTATTGAAAAGGAATTTCATGAGTATGTATCCACAAAACACGACACTTCAAATTATGGCAAATTTACGGATGCAGAAGGGCTAGATGGTTCTTTTGATATGTTCGTAAGTTTTGGTGGTGATGGTACCATTTTAAGGGCGACCGCATTTATTCAAGATACGGGTATTCCTATTGTTGGTGTAAATACAGGGCGTTTAGGGTTTCTTTCCACATTTAGTAAAGAAGAAGTTCGTAAAGTAGTTCAAGAATTTAAACAGGGTGCTTTCACTATTGTTGAACGCAGTTTGGTAGAGGTTAATCAAGATGATGATATTCCGGAACTGAACGGCTTGCATTTTGCCTTGAACGAAATTACCGTGAGTAGAAAGGATACAACTTCTATGATTACAGTTGAAACCTATTTAAATGATGAGTATTTAACATCATACTGGGCAGATGGTCTAATAGTTTCTACTCCAACAGGTTCTACGGGTTATTCTCTTAGTTGTGGTGGCCCGGTAATTGCACCAACGGCAAAGTCTTTGGTCTTGACACCTATTGCTCCTCATAATTTAAATGCTAGACCATTGGTTATTTCTGATGACACGCAGATACGGTTAAAAGTTTCTGGTAGAGAAGATAACCACCTTATTTCATTAGATTCTAGAATAGCATCTGTGGAGAATGGAAAGGAAATTCGTATTAAAAAAGCAAGCTTCACAATTAAAATGATAGAATATACCTCAGAGAGTTTCTTGAAAACCCTTAGGAATAAGCTTTTGTGGGGAGAAGATCGCCGTAATTGA
- a CDS encoding CBS domain-containing protein: MHIQDQIVTNIPSFKISDSLADVITFFEGTTHSHVAVTENDAYLGVLSENDLENFDINEKIEQYRYDLDSFFVRKETSWLDVLETFARNEANLVPILDEKGRIDGYYDLTDIVSVFIDTPFFTEPGGIIVVAKGIKDYSFSEIAQIVESNNTKLIGGFITDSKNDVVQITIKIASSNLNDILQTFRRYNYNVLFGNTDDQFLEDLKERSDYLDKYLNV, encoded by the coding sequence ATGCATATTCAAGACCAGATAGTAACAAATATTCCATCTTTTAAAATTAGTGATTCATTGGCTGATGTGATTACTTTTTTTGAAGGTACTACGCATTCACATGTAGCTGTTACAGAAAACGATGCGTATTTAGGTGTGCTAAGTGAAAATGACCTTGAGAATTTCGATATTAATGAAAAGATAGAGCAGTACCGTTATGATTTAGATTCTTTTTTTGTTAGAAAAGAAACTAGCTGGTTGGATGTTCTTGAGACTTTTGCAAGAAATGAAGCTAATCTCGTTCCTATTCTTGATGAAAAAGGGAGGATAGATGGTTATTATGATCTTACGGATATTGTAAGCGTTTTTATAGATACTCCATTTTTTACAGAACCAGGTGGTATTATCGTTGTAGCAAAGGGGATAAAGGACTATTCATTTAGTGAAATTGCCCAAATAGTTGAAAGCAACAATACAAAACTGATAGGTGGTTTTATTACGGATTCTAAGAATGATGTGGTTCAAATAACTATTAAAATAGCATCTTCTAATCTAAACGATATTCTTCAGACCTTCCGTCGTTATAATTATAATGTGTTGTTTGGTAATACAGATGATCAGTTCTTGGAGGACTTAAAAGAGCGGTCAGATTATCTAGATAAATATCTCAACGTATAG
- a CDS encoding pyridoxine 5'-phosphate synthase: MTKLSVNINKIATLRNARGGNMPDLLKTAADIESFGGQGITIHPRPDERHIRYQDARDLKNLVTTEYNIEGNPVKKFIDLVLEVKPTQVTLVPDAVDAITSNAGWDTIKHKDFLKEVIQTFKSAGIRTSIFVDAETNMIEGAAKTGTDRIELYTESYAEEFSRGNHNQAVKPFSEAAKIAHQCGLGVNAGHDLSLDNIKYFKENVPHLLEVSIGHALICESLYLGLENVVNMYLNKLK; the protein is encoded by the coding sequence ATGACAAAATTAAGCGTAAACATAAACAAGATTGCAACCTTAAGAAACGCAAGAGGCGGCAATATGCCAGACTTATTAAAAACAGCAGCAGATATAGAGTCTTTTGGAGGACAAGGCATTACCATACATCCAAGACCAGACGAAAGACATATACGCTATCAAGATGCTCGCGATTTAAAAAACCTGGTTACCACAGAATACAATATAGAGGGTAATCCTGTAAAAAAATTCATAGACCTCGTCCTTGAAGTGAAACCAACACAGGTTACTTTGGTACCAGATGCAGTAGATGCAATCACCTCTAATGCTGGCTGGGATACTATAAAACATAAAGACTTTCTTAAAGAGGTTATCCAAACTTTTAAAAGCGCGGGTATTCGCACCTCCATTTTTGTTGACGCTGAAACCAACATGATAGAAGGTGCTGCCAAAACTGGAACGGACCGCATAGAGCTTTATACAGAGAGTTATGCCGAGGAGTTTTCTAGAGGCAATCACAACCAAGCTGTCAAACCTTTTTCAGAAGCTGCCAAAATTGCACATCAATGCGGTCTTGGCGTTAATGCTGGTCATGACCTAAGCTTAGACAACATCAAATATTTTAAGGAGAACGTCCCGCATTTATTAGAGGTTTCTATTGGTCACGCCCTCATTTGCGAATCACTCTATCTTGGACTTGAAAATGTTGTTAACATGTACCTGAATAAATTAAAATGA